One window of the Perca flavescens isolate YP-PL-M2 chromosome 16, PFLA_1.0, whole genome shotgun sequence genome contains the following:
- the LOC114570737 gene encoding uncharacterized protein LOC114570737, which translates to MAANLRRSDSMKYPPDRSELMNKLKEHSASFIREFASSEYRMTQIVGEFREITDKDRKRQERTDKYRIAGYIAAGVGLGIGLLFLAAPLTGGASLAVAAAVLAVVAGGAVLYGVNETKTRKEIESAKKVEELGKDFMEIVERLKKDLKEIKRTCEKLEQRSAELQAGNTLTDMEDFQRILTPDSEDKSEREIPVMDYLCRRVVDDCEKMKKELKAFTEK; encoded by the coding sequence ATGGCTGCAAACCTGAGAAGAAGCGATAGCATGAAATATCCTCCTGATCGGTCTGAATTAATGAACAAACTCAAAGAACATTCAGCTTCATTCATCAGAGAGTTTGCCAGCAGTGAATACAGGATGACACAGATTGTTGGAGAGTTTAGGGAGATCACTGATAAAGACAGAAAGAGGCAGGAGAGAACAGATAAATACAGAATAGCAGGATATATTGCTGCAGGAGTAGGACTAGGAATAGGACTCCTGTTCCTTGCAGCTCCGCTCACTGGGGGGGCGAGtttagcagtagcagcagcagtgttaGCAGTAGTCGCAGGAGGAGCTGTGCTTTATGgtgtaaatgaaacaaaaacaaggaaAGAGATCGAAAGTGCAAAGAAAGTAGAAGAACTGGGGAAAGACTTCATGGAGATCGTTGAACGGCTGAAAAAGGACctgaaagaaataaagaggaCGTGTGAGAAGTTGGAGCAAAGATCAGCTGAACTTCAGGCTGGAAACACTCTGACAGACATGGAGGACTTCCAGAGGATTCTTACACCAGATTCTGAAGATAAAAGTGAAAGAGAAATCCCAGTTATGGATTATCTGTGTAGAAGAGTTGTTGATGACTGTGAAAAGATGAAGAAAGAACTCAAAGCCTTCACAGAAAAGTAA